The following coding sequences lie in one Mycoplasma crocodyli MP145 genomic window:
- a CDS encoding transketolase family protein: protein MIKKIEKKYIASMQAIALDSINKAGQGHIGMALGAAPITYELIVKSMNISSSDPKWINRDRFVLSAGHGSMSMYSAMHFLGLLSKEDMMNHKKLHSKTPSHPEIDAFDYVDASTGPLGQGVAMGVGMALSQKYLQTNFNKEKFPIIDHKIFIVHGDGCIQEGVALEAIQLAGTYKLNDLIMIHDYNNIQIDSNANDVNGIDLIKFFESQNFNTFKADVNDQESIALAIKEAKKSDKPSYIQVKSIIAPHTSVANKSSGHNGTLNEEKTLEFKKSIGLNNKIPFDYDLDVYDYGQEELAKKDKRYEEWNSLYENYKNTYPKEAKLFEEITSHSTKFDLSGVEFKETNVATRNYIATIMKYIDKNYQSIIGGSADLFSATKVGFEKQLVSEGGKNIKYGIREFAMSAINNGIYLDSNIRTIDSTFLAFADYMKSGLRMGAMMKLPGIHVFTHDSYQVGGDGPTHQPFDQIPMLRAIHNFEVIRPCDESEMLAAFQYALDQKETQVAIIGCRQPLVSLNLLPEKGKLLSAYVVKNQISYNLSILASGSEVELAIKVSDELAKLKIKAQVISVPHLQNLINNENLILSLGLNKKPIFAIEATNEMMWYKLSKYNKFDAFLANGYGWSEDGQKVYELKGFNVDNLTQRIQTFLKNK from the coding sequence ATGATTAAAAAAATAGAGAAAAAGTATATTGCTTCTATGCAAGCAATTGCACTTGATTCAATTAATAAAGCTGGTCAAGGACACATAGGAATGGCGCTTGGCGCTGCTCCAATTACATATGAATTGATAGTTAAATCAATGAATATTTCTTCAAGTGATCCAAAATGAATCAATAGAGATAGATTTGTTCTAAGTGCAGGTCATGGTTCAATGTCTATGTATTCGGCAATGCATTTTTTAGGATTACTTTCTAAAGAAGATATGATGAACCATAAAAAACTTCATTCGAAAACTCCTTCACATCCTGAAATAGATGCTTTTGATTATGTAGATGCTTCAACCGGTCCCTTGGGTCAAGGAGTAGCAATGGGTGTTGGAATGGCTTTGAGTCAAAAATACTTACAAACTAATTTTAACAAAGAAAAATTCCCAATAATTGACCATAAAATTTTTATAGTTCATGGTGATGGTTGTATTCAAGAAGGTGTTGCACTAGAAGCTATTCAGTTAGCAGGAACATATAAATTGAATGATTTAATTATGATCCACGACTACAATAACATACAAATTGATTCTAATGCTAATGATGTAAATGGAATTGATTTAATTAAATTCTTCGAATCACAAAACTTTAATACTTTTAAAGCAGATGTTAATGATCAAGAAAGTATTGCACTAGCTATTAAAGAAGCCAAAAAATCTGATAAGCCTAGTTATATCCAAGTAAAATCTATTATTGCTCCACACACATCTGTTGCCAATAAATCTAGCGGACATAACGGAACACTAAATGAAGAAAAAACATTAGAATTTAAAAAATCAATTGGTTTAAATAATAAAATTCCTTTTGATTATGATTTAGACGTATATGACTACGGTCAAGAAGAATTAGCAAAAAAAGATAAAAGATATGAAGAATGAAATAGTCTATATGAAAACTATAAAAATACATATCCAAAAGAAGCAAAACTATTTGAAGAAATAACCTCACATTCAACAAAATTTGATTTATCTGGAGTTGAATTTAAAGAAACAAATGTTGCTACCAGAAATTATATAGCAACAATTATGAAGTACATTGATAAAAACTACCAAAGTATAATAGGTGGTAGTGCAGACTTGTTTTCTGCAACAAAGGTAGGATTTGAAAAACAGCTTGTTTCAGAAGGTGGAAAAAACATAAAGTATGGAATAAGAGAATTTGCAATGTCTGCAATTAACAATGGTATATATTTAGATTCAAATATAAGAACGATTGACTCAACATTTTTAGCTTTTGCTGATTATATGAAATCAGGGTTAAGAATGGGTGCTATGATGAAACTACCTGGAATTCATGTATTTACACATGATTCATATCAAGTAGGTGGTGATGGACCAACACACCAACCTTTTGATCAAATACCAATGTTGAGAGCAATTCATAATTTTGAAGTAATTAGACCTTGTGACGAAAGTGAAATGTTAGCGGCATTCCAATATGCGCTAGATCAAAAGGAAACTCAAGTTGCAATTATCGGTTGTCGTCAGCCACTAGTTTCGTTAAACTTATTACCTGAAAAAGGAAAATTATTAAGTGCTTATGTAGTAAAAAATCAAATTTCTTATAACCTTAGTATTCTAGCTAGTGGTTCAGAAGTTGAACTAGCTATTAAGGTTTCAGATGAATTAGCTAAATTAAAAATAAAGGCTCAAGTAATATCCGTACCGCACTTACAAAACTTAATTAATAATGAGAATTTAATCCTAAGCTTAGGTCTAAATAAAAAACCTATATTTGCTATTGAAGCAACAAATGAAATGATGTGATATAAATTGTCAAAATACAACAAATTTGATGCGTTTCTAGCTAACGGATATGGTTGAAGCGAAGACGGTCAAAAAGTTTATGAATTAAAAGGATTTAACGTTGATAATTTAACACAAAGAATCCAAACATTTCTTAAAAACAAATAA
- the prfA gene encoding peptide chain release factor 1, with translation MEQTMYKSLTNIKNKYNEMQEMLNDPNVINDIKKYTKINKELNSIEEIVKCFNHYLNAEQNFKSSKEMLSEKDEEMVELAKIEITQSEEIMTKLTEELKILILPKDKNDDKDVIVEIRGAAGGDEANIFAGDLFRMYQKWSDQNDMKLKVLDENRAEAGGFTLITFSILGDKAYSKLKFESGVHRVQRIPVTETKGRVHTSTATVTVMPEIDDDIEIEVKSEDIRIDVFRSSGNGGQSVNTTDSAVRITHASSGIVVSCQEGKSQIQNKEIAMRILKSKLYDLELKKKEEEESGYRKLAGSGFRSEKIRTYNYPQDRVTDHRISYSTSLSPVMEGKLNSIIDALLAMEQDEKLKEAGL, from the coding sequence ATGGAACAAACAATGTACAAATCACTAACAAATATTAAGAACAAATACAATGAAATGCAAGAAATGCTTAACGATCCCAATGTAATTAATGATATAAAGAAATATACAAAAATTAACAAAGAACTAAATAGTATTGAAGAAATAGTTAAATGTTTTAATCACTATTTAAATGCCGAACAAAATTTTAAAAGTTCAAAAGAAATGTTAAGTGAAAAAGATGAAGAAATGGTTGAATTAGCAAAAATAGAAATAACTCAATCAGAAGAAATAATGACAAAATTAACCGAAGAGTTAAAAATTTTAATTTTGCCTAAAGATAAAAACGATGATAAAGACGTAATTGTAGAAATAAGAGGAGCAGCAGGTGGTGATGAAGCAAATATTTTTGCTGGAGATTTATTTAGAATGTATCAAAAATGAAGTGATCAAAATGATATGAAACTTAAAGTATTAGACGAAAATAGAGCAGAAGCCGGTGGTTTTACACTAATAACATTTTCAATCTTAGGAGATAAAGCATATTCAAAATTAAAATTTGAAAGTGGTGTCCATAGAGTACAAAGAATTCCTGTAACTGAAACAAAAGGTAGAGTACATACTTCAACTGCAACAGTAACTGTTATGCCAGAAATAGATGACGATATAGAAATAGAAGTTAAAAGTGAAGACATAAGAATTGATGTTTTTCGTTCGAGCGGAAATGGTGGGCAATCAGTTAATACAACTGATTCAGCAGTTAGAATAACTCATGCATCAAGTGGTATTGTTGTTTCTTGTCAAGAAGGAAAAAGCCAAATTCAAAACAAAGAAATTGCAATGAGAATTTTAAAATCAAAATTATATGACTTAGAACTTAAGAAAAAAGAAGAGGAAGAATCCGGATATAGAAAACTTGCTGGTTCAGGTTTTAGAAGTGAAAAAATAAGAACTTATAACTATCCACAAGATAGAGTAACTGACCATAGAATTTCATATTCGACTAGTTTATCACCAGTTATGGAAGGAAAACTGAATTCAATAATTGATGCGCTTTTAGCTATGGAACAAGATGAAAAGTTAAAAGAAGCCGGTTTATAG
- a CDS encoding MAG3240 family lipoprotein: protein MMKKIRLKHSLFLWASLTSASLASFLAMQSCAINGYKINLKNNFFEQYNQDQINELVGFSNFYNLEKDGREINYIKSKIYNNSIKFKLNNDLIINVSANNKKPIEVKEIKKFDDLFIEYDNDKVVKNPYYLYEEKMKRYGNDFFIPDIQMTIKNIIDNYQYYFSLLPNYIDIKNLRAYGWSINHEQKKYLQNIIKVHLLKYNFDVNDFNVVIDIDPNKVNKKNDFVSFNIDIVDSKNKSLLSDKSKKVKFYITNFLNYLKSSVLSIDFWNEDDNTLFNEYLNFPVLKFKDNPWNWTNYDNLVDNVKNLNDKMSAKTFISLVHRQKDLFYIDVPYEKSNEDLSYEITDFIEYAPFPKNSYSVVKLNIKVNKKDGTSKIYPWYSIDFNVHYHLFKGYVANNNLDYTSADLWDVYKLEKFDNKLVEGIDANNFFRKNIEKIVSYIFFKERNNLQLWANRNILQVEAYQVYKDLLNSNKYIETMISNIVLSFLISNKENDFYSGIKDVSINTYEYQNPGKLIITIDFIDYNNKSLLSEENRNKKIVIDCFKGTNNKLFLDNFKMKNDNFKMKDTPLIAYFEK, encoded by the coding sequence ATGATGAAAAAAATAAGATTAAAACATAGTTTATTTTTATGAGCAAGTTTAACAAGTGCAAGCCTTGCTTCGTTTTTAGCAATGCAATCTTGCGCTATTAATGGTTATAAAATCAATTTAAAAAATAATTTTTTTGAACAATATAACCAAGATCAAATAAATGAATTGGTCGGTTTTAGTAACTTCTACAATCTTGAAAAGGATGGTCGTGAAATTAATTATATTAAAAGTAAAATTTATAATAACTCCATAAAATTTAAATTAAACAATGATTTAATTATTAATGTTAGTGCAAATAATAAAAAACCAATTGAAGTTAAAGAGATAAAAAAATTTGATGATTTATTTATCGAATATGACAATGATAAAGTTGTAAAAAATCCATATTATTTATATGAAGAGAAGATGAAAAGATATGGTAATGATTTTTTCATTCCAGATATTCAAATGACAATAAAAAACATAATTGATAATTATCAATATTATTTCTCTTTGTTACCAAACTATATTGATATAAAAAATTTAAGAGCCTATGGATGAAGTATAAATCATGAACAAAAAAAATATCTCCAAAATATAATTAAGGTTCATTTATTGAAATACAACTTCGATGTAAATGATTTCAATGTTGTGATTGATATAGACCCAAATAAAGTTAATAAAAAGAATGATTTTGTTTCATTTAACATTGATATTGTTGATAGCAAAAACAAGAGTTTATTAAGCGACAAATCCAAAAAAGTAAAATTCTATATTACAAATTTTTTAAACTACCTAAAATCATCTGTTTTAAGCATTGATTTTTGAAATGAAGATGACAATACTTTGTTTAATGAGTATCTTAACTTTCCGGTTTTAAAATTTAAAGATAATCCTTGAAATTGAACCAATTATGATAATCTAGTTGATAATGTAAAAAACCTTAATGATAAAATGAGTGCTAAAACATTTATATCTCTTGTACATAGGCAAAAAGATTTATTTTATATAGATGTTCCATACGAGAAAAGTAATGAGGATTTATCATATGAAATCACTGATTTCATCGAATATGCACCATTCCCAAAAAACAGTTATAGTGTTGTTAAATTAAATATAAAAGTAAATAAAAAAGATGGAACAAGCAAGATATATCCTTGATATTCAATAGATTTTAATGTTCATTATCATTTATTTAAAGGTTATGTTGCTAATAATAATTTAGATTATACAAGTGCAGATTTATGAGATGTTTACAAATTAGAGAAGTTTGATAATAAGTTAGTTGAAGGTATTGATGCAAACAATTTCTTTAGAAAAAATATAGAAAAAATAGTTTCGTATATTTTCTTCAAAGAAAGAAACAACTTACAATTATGAGCAAATAGAAATATTTTACAAGTAGAAGCATACCAAGTTTATAAAGACTTGTTAAACTCGAATAAGTACATCGAAACAATGATTTCAAACATAGTGTTGTCGTTTCTAATTTCTAATAAAGAAAATGACTTTTATAGCGGTATAAAAGATGTAAGCATAAATACTTATGAATATCAAAACCCAGGAAAATTAATTATAACTATTGATTTTATAGATTACAATAATAAATCTTTATTAAGCGAGGAAAATAGAAACAAAAAGATAGTAATCGATTGTTTTAAAGGCACAAACAATAAATTATTTTTAGATAATTTTAAAATGAAAAATGATAATTTTAAAATGAAAGATACACCTTTAATTGCTTATTTTGAAAAATAA
- the prmC gene encoding peptide chain release factor N(5)-glutamine methyltransferase, with the protein MSSISELLKEKRKYGLKQTINQEEINQISKQVPVQKIIGYIEYANVKINIQKNVLIPRYETEELIFLALKNIKNDSKVLDLCCGSGFIGIALKFNNKNLQVTLSDIDDNAIEQSKINTLENNVKVKIIKSDLFENIDEKFDCIISNPPYLMKSENISNNVLNHEPHHALFADDNGLFFYKEIMKQSKKYLNKNGKLIFEINPLHHDFWIQIVKNNDAKIYKDISGLERFVIINHNNEIKIQ; encoded by the coding sequence GTGTCATCAATAAGCGAACTTCTAAAAGAAAAAAGAAAATATGGTTTAAAACAAACCATTAATCAAGAAGAAATTAATCAAATATCCAAACAAGTTCCTGTTCAAAAAATAATAGGCTACATCGAGTATGCTAATGTTAAAATTAATATTCAAAAAAATGTTTTAATTCCACGTTATGAAACGGAGGAATTAATTTTTCTTGCTCTCAAAAATATAAAAAACGATTCAAAAGTATTAGATCTTTGCTGTGGTTCTGGTTTTATTGGAATTGCACTTAAATTTAACAATAAAAATCTGCAAGTGACTTTAAGTGATATTGACGATAACGCAATAGAACAAAGTAAAATTAACACTCTTGAAAATAATGTAAAAGTGAAAATAATCAAATCTGATTTGTTTGAAAATATAGATGAAAAATTTGACTGTATAATTTCAAATCCACCATATTTAATGAAAAGTGAAAATATATCAAATAATGTATTAAATCATGAACCACATCATGCTTTATTTGCTGATGATAATGGACTATTTTTTTATAAAGAAATTATGAAGCAATCAAAAAAATACCTTAACAAAAACGGAAAACTAATATTTGAAATCAATCCTCTTCATCATGATTTTTGAATTCAAATAGTAAAAAACAATGATGCAAAAATTTATAAAGATATTTCAGGACTAGAACGGTTTGTAATTATTAACCATAATAATGAAATTAAAATTCAATAA